The sequence below is a genomic window from Bacteroidales bacterium.
AAATATCGGGTGTACCATAAGTGCCAACCATAGCGATTCTTTTCCCAACGACATTATAGAGAAGAGCTAATTGCCATTTTTTCATCGTGTTTTCTAAATACATAGCCAAGTTGAGAATATACGGAGACTGGCCCATAAGCATACGAGTGTTTTTCTGACCGTTAGTTTCACCTAAATTTACTTGGCTAAAAATATATGCTGTGTTAAATATTATGTCTATTTTATTAAAAACAATGTTCGTAAAAGAAAAGGACTTACGTAGTTCTGTTTCCATACCATAGTTACGTGCGTTTTGGGCATTTTTAAATGTAAAATTTCTTGTTCCTCCACTTCCTGAACCGGGTACATAATACATCTCAATAGGATTCAAAAAGTATTTATAAAAAACCCCTACGTTCATCATCATGTCAGGATAACTATAATATTCCCATCTAAAATCGATGTTATGAATGATAGCATGATTGAGGTTTTCATTTCCTATAAGTACGTTGTTAAAACTAAAGTCGTAATAAGCGAAAGGAGCTAATTCTCTAAATTCTGGCCTGTTGATGGATTTAAAATATGCCAAACGTAGTAGGTTCTTTTCGTCGAACTGATATATGGAGTTCAGGTAGGGATGCCAAGTAAGAATTGGATTGAAAACTTCAACGGGTTGGTTGCTATAATTTCTGCTGTATAGGGAGATCGTATTGTGTTCCAATCTCAACCCAGAGATAACTTTGATTTTCTTGACAACTGTCCATTGAGAGGAAACATAACCAAAAAATAACTGGTTTTCAGCATGGTAACGGTCGCTCGGATTGGTTCCTTCAACAAGAGTTAGGCCTCGTGTATTAAAGTTTTCATGTTCGAAAAGTTCATCGATTGGTAAAGTCAGTAGATTATAGTCAAAAGTAGATGTGTTGTATTGCTTGTACGAGATCCATCTTGCCTGAAAGGATCTTTTTTTCTGATCATATCCTAACCCTGCTTTTAGACCAAAAAGGGATTGTTCTTTCTCATTTTTAAATGTTTTTTGAAATTGGATATTTCCACCTAAATTATATTCACGAAGATTAGCGAAAAATCTCCCAGCGTCTAGGGTTGAAGCAGAAGGTGGAATAATAACCTGGTATGGAATTGGCAATTCACTTTCGTATAGGTCTTTTACTGTGCGTACTCTTTTATAGTCGGGCTGATTACTAAAAGAAGAATTAAAAAAAGTAGTCCATGAAATTTTTTGTTTTTCGTCCTGACCAACTTCCCCATGCAATTGAGCATGATAAAGACGTCTTTCTTGATAGTTGAAAGAATAATTTTTTACCAATACACCTTCTTCGAAGTTTATGCCTTCTCTTTCGATGATAGTATTAGAATTTCCTTGGCTAAAAAGTTGTTTTAGTTCTACTAAATGTTGATTGCTGAGAAAAAGCGTCATGGAGTGTATTGCATAGATGTGGCTTTTAAATTGATAGCTTTGGTCGTTGAAGCGATAAATGGTATCGCAATGACCGACTTCGGGAATGTACATGTTGTAGTTAATGATAGAATTATATTGTGTCTTATGATTACTTGAGTAACCAAGTGAAAAGAGATTTGATAAATTTTTCTGGTAGAGTTTAAATTTATGTCCTGTGGTTATATTTAAACTTGGATCGGGTAATGCCATAACAGATGAAATTTTCCAAGTATTTGGTAACATTTGAGCTGCAATCAAACCATTTTGCGAATGGATGACAGCTGGAAATTTTTCTGAATAGTTTCTCCTATTTGTAAAACCGAAATATTCAGAGAAGTACAACTTATCGGTTTTAAAATCATGGAACGTGGTAAGTTCGTTGATTTTTTGTGAAATGGAGATTTGTGTAAAATTACTATCCACATATTTTTTTGTCACAACCTGTACCATGCCACCACTAAATTCGGCCGGGAATTCAGCATTACCTGTTTTGTAAACCATGATGCGTTCAATCATGCTAGTAGGCAACATGTCAAAAGCAAAAGATTTTTTATCGTTTTCAAAGCTGGGAGCCATAGAATGATTAAGATAAGTGATATTGTAACGGTCGGCTAATCCACGAATGACAACGAATTGCTCATTTTGAATGGTAATGCCTGGTATTCGTTTAATTGCTTCAGCTGTATTTTTGTCTTGATTCTTTGAAATCAGTTCGCTAGAAACGCCATTACTTACAGTTTCGCTACGCTTCATATCCTGAAGAATAGAATTTTCGCTATGCTGAATGCGTTCTGATATAATATCAACTTGTTTAAGTGTTCTGTTATTTTCAGTTAAATAAATTTCAACGTAGTGAGAAGGGCTCACAACAGAAAAGTTTTTCAATGTATCTGACTTATACCCCAGGAAAGTGACAACGAGAGTGTATGTTCCTTTTTTTAGGTTATCGAGTATAAAGCTTCCGTCCGTATCTGTGGAGGTGCCTATGCTTGAACCTAGCATGAAAACAGTGGCCCCAATTAAAGGTTCTCTCGTATTATTGTCGTATACTTTTCCTGTTATTTTATACGTCTGGCTATAACAAAATTTAACAAAAGCTAAAAATGAAAGCAATCCAACACAAAAGCGCATTTTTTTTCAAATAAATTAGATTAGCATGATCTGATGTTTAATTTCATGTTAAGAAATTGTAAATTATAGATAAAATTTAAAAAGCTTAAATTTGTAAAAAATTATGAATAAAACAAATTTGGTTTTTTTATCATCAATGTTTTTAAGCATCTTATCTTTCACACAGGAAGTAAAAAGAATAGATACCCGGATAGAGTCGGTAACAGTTTTCTTTGCTGGAGCAGAAATTGAGCGTGTAGGAAAGATATCACTTTCTACAGGTGTATATGAACTGGTCTTAGGTAATTTACCTCCCAACGTCAATCCTTCTTCTGTATATGTGGAAGGTAAAGGTGATTTAACTATCCTTTTTGTAGAGTTCAGAAACAATTATTTGGGGGATTATCTGTTACCAAAAGTTAAGGTATTAAAAGATTCTATTCAATTACTACAGAAACAAATTAAAACTCATAACAATGCTCTTGCTGTACTTAATGCAGAAGAAGAAATGATAAAGGCAAACAAGGTAGTGGGAGGTCAGAATACTGGCTTAAATGTTGATGTGTTGAAAGCTACTGCAGATTTTATTCGTTCGAGGTTAGCTGATGTAAAATCCCGACAACAAGAAGAACAAGAAAAAGTTGATAAATTGACAGAAAGATTAAACAAGTTAAATGCTCAATTACAGGAAATACAAGCTTCGTCACAACAACCGGTAGGGGAAATAGCTATTCAAGTAAAGGTCAACAATTCAACCAACGCACAACTTCAGGTTAAGTATTACATTCCAGATGCAGGATGGAGGCCTTTTTACGACGTGCATGTGAAAGATATTCAGGAAAAAGCTCATCTAACACTTAAAGCTCAGGTATATCAAAATACTTCGGAAAACTGGGACAATATTCGCCTTACTCTATCGACTGCTAATCCGCGGCAAAATAATATAGCACCTGTACTTGACCCATGGTACTTGTATTTGTACGATAACTATCCAATTAGACAGAGTTATTACGATGATGCAAAGGGTGAAAAATTTAAAGCAAATGCACCTGTGATGAAAGAAATGGATCAATCAATACAAACAGCTACTCAATATACCGAATCTGTTGAAACACCCATTCATGTATTATACAAAATTGATCTACCTTACACTATAGAAGGAAATGGTAGAGACAAAATTATTGAGGTAACGTCATTTGAAATTAATACCCTTTATCGGTATTATGTTGTTCCTAAATTAGCTACAGAAGCTTACTTGCTTGCAAGACTTACGGATTGGGAGGGACTTAATTTGTTACCAGGAGAAGCCAGTGTATTCTTACAAAATGCTTTTGTTGGAAAAACTTATATTAATCCTACATCCGTTGAAGATACTATGGAAATATCATTAGGAATTGATAAATCCATTAGTGTTCAGCGTGAACGCATCAAAGATTTTACATCAAAGTCGATCCTTGGCAATTACAAGAAGATCAACAAAGGATGGGAGATCACGATAAAAAACAACAAAAACAAACCTGTTACTATTTTAATTCAAGATCAGTTTCCCATCTCAACGAATAAAGATTTAACTGTCGACCAGATTGAAAAAAGTGATGGCATCCTAGATGAAAAAACAGGCATTGTAAGTTGGGTAGTTAACCTTAAGCCTGGAGAAGTTACTAAGAAGACCATTAAATATAGTGTTAAATTTCCTAAAAATAAAGTGATTTATTTAGAGTAAAAGATTACTTTAGATATAACCTGTAGGATACTAAAGTTATAATCTTAATATTAGGTTTTAAAGTAAATTATGATTTCATATCAAGGGGTAGGTTATAGCGCCTAGTGTTGGTAAAATTTCAAGAAGAATTATGTTTTCTAATTTATTTCAATTCGCACTTGCTTGGTGCAATGTATTTCTAGTATATGTTTTGTCGACTTAGTTGTCAAGATAAAAAGAGTTTAATGAATTCAGATTTTTTGAACCTGGTCACAGGCAAGGTTTTGCCCGACTGAAGTTTTATAAACAATGGCTTATTTTTATAAATAGAAGAAACCTTTTTAAGATTTACTATAAATTGTTGATGAATTCTCAGAAAGAAATATTCTTTTAAAAGTTCTTCAAAGAAACCCAAAGATTTGCTACTTACGTATGAATTATTATCTGAAGTATAAATGATAGTATAACTTCCAGCTGATTCAAGGAATTCAATAAGATGAATGCTTATAAGAAAATATTCATTTTCTGTTGGGATGACTATTTTTTTGAACTGACCATTGTAATTACTAACAAGATTTTCAATTCTTACATTTGAACGTTTTACGTTATCACAGTGTTTTATAAAATTGTTAATGGCATTCCTTAGTTCTTCTTTATCAATAGGTTTAAGTAAATAGTCAATTGCATTTAAACGCAATGCTTTTAAAATATAATCATCATAGGAAGTGATAAAAATAATTTCGAAATTGTAATAATCCAGTTGTTCGAATAAATTAAAAATGAGACCATCTTTAAGTTGAATGTCTGCAAAGACAAGATCATATGTAAAACTTTGAAGTTTTTCAAGAGCTGTTTTGATGCTATCCGCTGTATCTTTAATTTTAAAAAAACTATAATTTTCCAACTCCTTAAGTAGAAGATTCAAAGATTCTAGTTCATCTTCAATTATCAAACATTTATACATCTTATGTCAAATTTATAAAAATTTGAACTCTTGTTCCACAAATATAGCCATTTTCTTGAATATTGCTAATAATAAAATAAGAGTGGCTAAATAATTTTAATTTTTTTTGTACAAAATCCAGCCCTCTGTGCAAGGAATGATCTTTCTTAAGATTAAGGGTTGTTGTATATCCTGGCCCATTATCAGTAATGGTAACAATGATTTGTTTATCTGCTAGTTCTATGTTAACTTTTATCAATAAAACCTCATTTTCTTTCTTATTGTAAAAGCCATATTTTAAAGAGTTTTCTAAAAAAGGTTGTATGCACATGGTGGGAAGCTGATAGTTTTCAGGAGTATTTACAAGATTATGGATTTGAAAAGTAAGTTTTTCTTTATAACGAAGCTTTTCAAGCATTAAATAAGATTCGATAAGTTTTAATTCTTTATCTAGTTGTATATGTGATGCAAGAGTAGAGACAAGAACGTTTCGTAAATAATTAGAGAATGATAAAATATATTTTTCAGACTTTTCGATATTTCCCTCTTTAACTGTATGAAGAATATTGTTTAGAATATTCCATATGAGGTGTGAATTGAGCTGATTGTTCAGCGTTCGTAATTTTAATTCTGTTATTTCGATTCTTTGAAGGTATCTTTTTGATTTGTGTTTCGTATAAACATTAAAAAGTAAATATAAAAAGCTCAAAGAGATAAAAATTATGAACACTTTAAATATATTGGTCTCATACCATCGTGGAATAACGTGAAGATCTATAGAAATGGGATCAGAGTATATATTTAATTCATTTACAGATTTAATGAAGATTGTATAATAATGAGGTTTTAGCTTTAGTGAGATATCCTGATCTGTTGTTACAATTTTATACTGTTCGTCCTCACTTTTAATGATAAATTCGTAATATTTTATCTTAAATGGAATTGAAGAAGAACTTACATGAATGTTTATCACATCATGGGAAGAAACTCGAATTGTATCATAAGGAGGAAAAAAATTCTTTTCTCTTGTATTTATCTTATCTACGAAGATCCGAGGAGGTTGATATTGACTTTTATCAATGAATTGGTAAGTTTTAATCTTATTTCGGGAATTTAGTAAATAAATATGACCATCTTTCAATAAAATGTTCTCATAAGTATTTTTTCCAAACCTGTCAATATCGAAATAATGGAAATAGAATTTGTTCCTTTTTCTTTCTATTTTTACGAGTCCATAATTAAGTATGCCCCAGATTTGGGAAAGGGAATCAACACATATTTTTTTGATAAAGTTTGAATATAACCCTTCTTGCGTAGATATTGTTTCAATTGTTCTAAAGTTTTTGTCAAAAATAATGATTCCATAACCGTTCGTGGCGACATAAAAGTACCCTTGATGATATTTTATATCATTTACGTAATAGCTTGATATTTTTTCTAAAGAGTTTTTTCGCTTAAAATATAAACCCCTATTGTTTCCTATCAAAATGATAGAGTCAAGGATGCAGAAAGTTTGTATCCTTAAATTTTTCAGAACGGTATCAACTTTATTATTTTTCTTATTAACTCTCAATAAACATTTTCCATGGGAAATATATATATGTTCTGGTGTAATTTGACTGCATTTATAAAGTGATGGTAAAAAAGTCAGACGTAACTTATTGTTTACGTAAACATTGATGTATTTTCCCTCTTTTACTATGATGGAAGTCGAATCAAAATTCAGAATTTTTTTTTCACTTAGATGTGAAGATGGGTAGGTATTATATTCCCATGATAAAGTAAAAATTTC
It includes:
- a CDS encoding TonB-dependent receptor, which codes for MRFCVGLLSFLAFVKFCYSQTYKITGKVYDNNTREPLIGATVFMLGSSIGTSTDTDGSFILDNLKKGTYTLVVTFLGYKSDTLKNFSVVSPSHYVEIYLTENNRTLKQVDIISERIQHSENSILQDMKRSETVSNGVSSELISKNQDKNTAEAIKRIPGITIQNEQFVVIRGLADRYNITYLNHSMAPSFENDKKSFAFDMLPTSMIERIMVYKTGNAEFPAEFSGGMVQVVTKKYVDSNFTQISISQKINELTTFHDFKTDKLYFSEYFGFTNRRNYSEKFPAVIHSQNGLIAAQMLPNTWKISSVMALPDPSLNITTGHKFKLYQKNLSNLFSLGYSSNHKTQYNSIINYNMYIPEVGHCDTIYRFNDQSYQFKSHIYAIHSMTLFLSNQHLVELKQLFSQGNSNTIIEREGINFEEGVLVKNYSFNYQERRLYHAQLHGEVGQDEKQKISWTTFFNSSFSNQPDYKRVRTVKDLYESELPIPYQVIIPPSASTLDAGRFFANLREYNLGGNIQFQKTFKNEKEQSLFGLKAGLGYDQKKRSFQARWISYKQYNTSTFDYNLLTLPIDELFEHENFNTRGLTLVEGTNPSDRYHAENQLFFGYVSSQWTVVKKIKVISGLRLEHNTISLYSRNYSNQPVEVFNPILTWHPYLNSIYQFDEKNLLRLAYFKSINRPEFRELAPFAYYDFSFNNVLIGNENLNHAIIHNIDFRWEYYSYPDMMMNVGVFYKYFLNPIEMYYVPGSGSGGTRNFTFKNAQNARNYGMETELRKSFSFTNIVFNKIDIIFNTAYIFSQVNLGETNGQKNTRMLMGQSPYILNLAMYLENTMKKWQLALLYNVVGKRIAMVGTYGTPDIYEMPRNMVDISLSKKINKVKLVCGINNLINAKIKLIQDSNEDNKINHKDDTVFEAATGRNFHFSFLFSF
- a CDS encoding DUF4139 domain-containing protein; translation: MNKTNLVFLSSMFLSILSFTQEVKRIDTRIESVTVFFAGAEIERVGKISLSTGVYELVLGNLPPNVNPSSVYVEGKGDLTILFVEFRNNYLGDYLLPKVKVLKDSIQLLQKQIKTHNNALAVLNAEEEMIKANKVVGGQNTGLNVDVLKATADFIRSRLADVKSRQQEEQEKVDKLTERLNKLNAQLQEIQASSQQPVGEIAIQVKVNNSTNAQLQVKYYIPDAGWRPFYDVHVKDIQEKAHLTLKAQVYQNTSENWDNIRLTLSTANPRQNNIAPVLDPWYLYLYDNYPIRQSYYDDAKGEKFKANAPVMKEMDQSIQTATQYTESVETPIHVLYKIDLPYTIEGNGRDKIIEVTSFEINTLYRYYVVPKLATEAYLLARLTDWEGLNLLPGEASVFLQNAFVGKTYINPTSVEDTMEISLGIDKSISVQRERIKDFTSKSILGNYKKINKGWEITIKNNKNKPVTILIQDQFPISTNKDLTVDQIEKSDGILDEKTGIVSWVVNLKPGEVTKKTIKYSVKFPKNKVIYLE
- a CDS encoding LytTR family DNA-binding domain-containing protein, coding for MYKCLIIEDELESLNLLLKELENYSFFKIKDTADSIKTALEKLQSFTYDLVFADIQLKDGLIFNLFEQLDYYNFEIIFITSYDDYILKALRLNAIDYLLKPIDKEELRNAINNFIKHCDNVKRSNVRIENLVSNYNGQFKKIVIPTENEYFLISIHLIEFLESAGSYTIIYTSDNNSYVSSKSLGFFEELLKEYFFLRIHQQFIVNLKKVSSIYKNKPLFIKLQSGKTLPVTRFKKSEFIKLFLS
- a CDS encoding histidine kinase, which translates into the protein MKRKNLFYWIKTTQCSVFLFLIFSFLWTNADAFVISKFQELNCNVIYSIFNDSRGNVWFCTDQGVFKYDGTHIKQYTTQEGLPDNIVFSCAEDMYGNIWFRTFNSLLSFYNFNLDTIICPFFLNNLITQVNPQYDINTSLFFDGNSLFYEYEPENKTLIINFAQKNFTLDNKIFLNSIRNYINYNKDSLRINIRDFSFSVPRKGSLTKLIHKNILEYKKDVLISINNVVFYLHEKKIKKKKFPFYISSMVKYDSNSVLLTSKDGGLYFYNFKNNVYEKVDKGPYHYIIKTSDSFCWLASLNEIFTLSWEYNTYPSSHLSEKKILNFDSTSIIVKEGKYINVYVNNKLRLTFLPSLYKCSQITPEHIYISHGKCLLRVNKKNNKVDTVLKNLRIQTFCILDSIILIGNNRGLYFKRKNSLEKISSYYVNDIKYHQGYFYVATNGYGIIIFDKNFRTIETISTQEGLYSNFIKKICVDSLSQIWGILNYGLVKIERKRNKFYFHYFDIDRFGKNTYENILLKDGHIYLLNSRNKIKTYQFIDKSQYQPPRIFVDKINTREKNFFPPYDTIRVSSHDVINIHVSSSSIPFKIKYYEFIIKSEDEQYKIVTTDQDISLKLKPHYYTIFIKSVNELNIYSDPISIDLHVIPRWYETNIFKVFIIFISLSFLYLLFNVYTKHKSKRYLQRIEITELKLRTLNNQLNSHLIWNILNNILHTVKEGNIEKSEKYILSFSNYLRNVLVSTLASHIQLDKELKLIESYLMLEKLRYKEKLTFQIHNLVNTPENYQLPTMCIQPFLENSLKYGFYNKKENEVLLIKVNIELADKQIIVTITDNGPGYTTTLNLKKDHSLHRGLDFVQKKLKLFSHSYFIISNIQENGYICGTRVQIFINLT